The following coding sequences are from one Phormidium ambiguum IAM M-71 window:
- a CDS encoding DUF4255 domain-containing protein → MLDDLDKTLEKLLKQELPAALADRISISFATPDGEFPTKVQLPAINLFLYDVRENLELRNTEWFVERHSDGTATRKRPPVRIDCSYFISSWPVDQADAQTEHRLLGEVMKVLLRYPQIPAEFLQGTLQGQQPPLRVEGLRPSQLQTMGEFWQAMGGKPRAILNYTVTLSVNVYEVSETVPLVMDQKI, encoded by the coding sequence ATGCTTGACGACTTAGATAAAACTCTAGAAAAACTGCTTAAGCAAGAACTCCCGGCTGCCTTAGCCGATCGCATCAGCATTAGCTTTGCCACTCCCGACGGGGAATTTCCGACTAAGGTGCAACTGCCAGCAATCAACCTTTTTCTTTATGACGTGCGGGAAAACTTGGAATTGCGAAACACCGAATGGTTTGTGGAACGTCACAGCGACGGCACAGCAACTAGAAAGCGTCCTCCCGTGCGAATAGACTGCTCCTACTTTATTTCGAGTTGGCCTGTAGATCAAGCCGACGCACAAACAGAACACCGCTTACTAGGTGAGGTAATGAAAGTGCTTTTGCGCTATCCTCAAATCCCAGCTGAGTTTCTCCAGGGAACCCTTCAAGGACAGCAACCTCCCCTGCGGGTAGAGGGTCTGCGGCCTTCGCAGTTACAAACTATGGGAGAATTCTGGCAAGCAATGGGAGGAAAACCTAGAGCAATACTGAACTATACTGTTACCCTCTCAGTAAATGTTTACGAAGTTTCAGAGACTGTCCCTCTTGTTATGGATCAGAAAATTTAG
- a CDS encoding LamG-like jellyroll fold domain-containing protein yields the protein MTNPTKYLQPVLTFNGQDNAVNLGKKPEFKIEKEITLEVWIWVASQKEYAGIISNIYDTGSTESGYGLLLDGKSGIYFGLKVPSAGIQYLSSGASTIILNQWHHIAATYDGQEMKLYIDGIEKAKKAIAGTNINYNPENDLLFGMYKDNDEVYPFSGKIAEIRLWKITRTQSEIQNNLSQRLAGNESGLVGYWPLNESSGNTFHDFTSNANYGTFQGNVTWVESELPIPKLTKSLQPVLTFNGQDNAIILGKKPQFKIEKTITLEAWIWVASQKEYAGIISNIYDTGSTESGYGLLLDGKSGIYFGLKVPSAGIQYLSSGASTIILNQWHHIAATYDGQEMKVYVDGIEKAKKAIAGTNINYNPENDLLFGMYKDNDEVYPFSGKIAEIRLWKITRTQSEIQNSLSQRLTGNEAGLVGYWPLNEGSNNIVYDRTSNGNHGVINGANWEQLLVPFTTPILAEESSLPETPTTESEELSDFLQIEVETTATESEELSDFLQIEVETTATESEELSDFVLTEVEMATTESGELSDFVLTEVEMITTESGELSDFVLTEESSLAETPTAAPQRLKHLIISEESSLAETLTAESGELSQPKIDNLKTTSWIELKPARHQVAIYGQISDAETGLTIQNALVEITQMPENFKQWLVLRSQKYGSQWETLENRPDRKKTAIDGFFHFLDLPDGEYTLTASLPSAGTSYGTAEVKAIATRDSQGNYVKTATNMTLPPTAIKGQITDLSGAPIVLAKIQIAKTTNYIFSDNKGNYLFSGLETSKPPSQRTVNINVSARGFQSASQSAELSQGTVQNLNFVLPSS from the coding sequence ATGACGAATCCAACAAAATATTTGCAGCCAGTCCTTACATTTAATGGACAAGACAACGCAGTAAATTTAGGGAAAAAACCTGAATTTAAAATTGAGAAAGAAATTACTCTAGAAGTTTGGATTTGGGTCGCTTCTCAAAAAGAATATGCGGGAATTATTAGTAACATCTACGATACGGGTTCAACCGAGAGTGGATATGGTCTGCTGCTTGATGGCAAAAGTGGGATTTACTTTGGCTTAAAAGTTCCTTCAGCCGGAATTCAATATCTAAGTAGTGGAGCCAGCACGATTATCCTTAATCAATGGCATCATATTGCGGCGACTTATGACGGTCAGGAAATGAAATTGTACATTGATGGTATTGAAAAAGCTAAAAAAGCAATTGCTGGAACGAATATTAATTATAATCCCGAAAATGACTTGTTATTTGGGATGTATAAAGATAATGATGAAGTTTACCCTTTCTCTGGGAAAATAGCAGAAATCCGCCTTTGGAAAATCACTCGTACCCAATCAGAAATTCAAAATAATCTTTCCCAACGACTGGCAGGTAATGAATCAGGATTGGTGGGCTATTGGCCTTTAAATGAAAGCTCTGGCAATACATTTCATGATTTTACTAGCAATGCTAATTATGGTACTTTTCAAGGAAATGTTACTTGGGTAGAGTCCGAATTACCAATACCGAAGCTAACAAAATCTTTGCAGCCAGTCCTTACATTTAATGGACAAGACAATGCAATCATCTTAGGGAAAAAGCCTCAATTTAAAATTGAGAAAACCATTACTTTAGAAGCTTGGATTTGGGTCGCCTCTCAAAAAGAATATGCGGGAATTATTAGTAACATTTACGATACGGGTTCAACCGAGAGTGGATATGGTCTGCTGCTTGATGGTAAAAGTGGTATTTACTTTGGCTTAAAAGTTCCTTCAGCCGGAATTCAATATCTCAGTAGTGGAGCCAGCACGATTATCCTTAATCAATGGCATCATATTGCGGCGACTTATGACGGTCAGGAAATGAAAGTGTATGTCGATGGTATCGAAAAAGCTAAAAAAGCAATTGCTGGAACAAACATTAATTACAATCCTGAAAATGACTTGTTATTTGGGATGTATAAAGATAATGATGAAGTTTACCCTTTCTCTGGGAAAATAGCAGAAATCCGCCTTTGGAAAATCACTCGTACCCAATCAGAAATTCAAAATAGTCTTTCTCAACGTCTGACAGGTAATGAAGCCGGATTGGTGGGTTATTGGCCTTTAAATGAAGGCAGCAACAATATCGTTTATGACCGAACCAGCAATGGCAATCATGGTGTTATTAATGGGGCGAACTGGGAACAATTGCTAGTGCCTTTTACAACACCGATCTTGGCAGAAGAATCTAGTTTACCGGAAACGCCAACTACAGAATCGGAAGAACTGAGCGACTTTCTACAAATCGAAGTTGAAACAACAGCTACAGAATCAGAAGAACTGAGCGACTTTCTACAAATCGAAGTTGAAACAACAGCTACAGAATCGGAAGAATTGAGTGACTTTGTACTAACCGAAGTTGAAATGGCAACTACAGAATCAGGAGAACTGAGTGACTTTGTACTAACCGAAGTTGAAATGATAACTACAGAATCAGGAGAACTGAGTGACTTTGTACTAACCGAAGAGTCTAGTTTAGCGGAAACGCCAACCGCAGCACCTCAAAGATTGAAGCATTTGATCATAAGCGAAGAGTCTAGTTTAGCGGAAACGCTAACCGCAGAATCTGGAGAACTGAGTCAACCAAAGATCGATAATCTTAAAACCACGTCATGGATTGAGTTAAAACCTGCACGCCATCAAGTTGCGATTTATGGGCAGATTAGTGATGCTGAAACTGGGTTGACTATTCAGAATGCTTTAGTGGAGATAACGCAGATGCCAGAAAATTTTAAACAGTGGTTGGTATTGCGATCGCAAAAGTACGGCAGTCAATGGGAGACTCTTGAAAATCGCCCAGACCGGAAAAAAACAGCGATTGACGGATTCTTTCACTTTTTGGATTTGCCGGACGGTGAATATACTTTAACAGCATCCCTACCAAGTGCTGGAACCAGCTACGGCACTGCTGAAGTGAAAGCGATCGCAACTCGAGATTCCCAAGGCAACTACGTGAAAACTGCCACTAACATGACGCTACCACCAACCGCCATCAAGGGTCAAATCACAGATTTAAGTGGAGCTCCTATAGTTCTAGCGAAGATCCAAATTGCCAAAACGACAAATTATATTTTTAGTGACAACAAAGGCAACTATCTCTTCAGCGGTCTAGAAACCTCAAAACCCCCATCACAGCGCACAGTCAATATCAATGTTTCAGCGCGAGGCTTTCAGTCAGCTTCCCAAAGCGCCGAACTCAGTCAAGGAACCGTGCAAAACTTAAACTTCGTTCTTCCCAGTAGCTAA